The region AGCTGCATTGCGCATTACCGCTGGATTATCCTGATCAATTGGAGATCTTATTACAAATCCTGGGCCCTGAGAATGAAAGTGAGCAGGGGATGTTCACCGAGGGTTACTTCCTGATGCCGATCGCCTATTTTGTGGAACAATATGGTCTTACTCATTTTCGTATTTCTATGGATGCGATGTACGAAATTACAAAACGCCATACATCGGAATATGCCATCCGTCCGTATCTCCTCCGTTATTCGGAGGAATGTCTTGAAGTATTATCTATGTGGGCTTCCGATCCTAATTTTCATGTGCGTCGCTTAGTCAGTGAAGGGACTCGTCCTCGTCTTCCATGGGCAAAGCGGATAGAAGTGTTAGATGGTGATCCCGTGCGAAATTTTGCTCTACTTGAGCCATTGCTGGATGATGATTCGGCTTATGTCAGAAGGTCAGTAGCAAATCATTTGAATGACTTGACGAAGGATTACAAGCAGATCACAATAAATTGGATGGCTAACAAGCTGAATACCGGGTGGAAGCATAGCCCGATTATGGTTCGGCATGCTTTGAGAACGTTAGCAAAGTCTGGAGACCCAGATGCATTGGCAATGTTACAGGCAATAAGAAAATGAGATGAAATGTAGTGCGAATGGAGAGAACGAACCGATTATGAGAAGAAACAAAGCAGAGACTGCAGAAACGATTCGTAAGCTGATCGATGTGGCTAGAAGTCATTTTACCGAATACGGTTATGCTGATGCGGCATTGGAATCGATCGTTCATGAGGCGAATCTGACACGGGGAGCGGTCTATCATCATTTTCGCAACAAGAAGGAATTGTTTCGAGTCGTACTAGAAGATGTCCAGCGAGAGGTTGCCGAAAGGGTGGAGCAGGAGGCATCGGCAAGTGAAGATGTATGGCAGCAACTCTACTTGGGTTGCCGCGCATTCATTATCGCTGCTGTTGAAGAGCGAAACAGGCGTATCATGTTAATCGACGGTCCTGCAATTCTTGGCTGGGAAGTATGGAGAGAGATGGACAAAAACCATTCCATGCGTTTATTGAGGGGGCAACTTGAAATTATGCAGGATCAAGGATACTTTCGGATGGTTCCTCTTGATGCAATGGCCCATTTTATTTCGGGTGGTTTGAATGAGACGGCGCTCTGGCTTGCCAACGAGTCCTCGCAGCCTAATGCTCTCGATGGGACGATGAAGGTACTTAGCGTATTCTTGGAAAGATTGAAACAATGACGATTCAATCGTCTGAAGAGTTGAGGTTAGGGGAGCGGATAGCGTGTATCACAGCCCCTAACACTGCTCTTCCGGAAAATGTAAAGGAGAGCACCTTAAACTGTGAACCGTATCATAATTAAACGATGTTTTATTTCTGCTCTTGCTCCCTTTAATATTCCCCTTTAATGACAAAAAACCAGCCTCGAATGGTTCCAGCCAGTTTAGACTTCTGCCTGGCAAACTTAAACTTCCCTTCTAACTCTTTTGGTACCTCCATTCCCTCAGAAAGCTTAAAACCAACAGTAGATACATTTTTAAAGTCAACGATATAGGACATTTCCATCCTTCCTTCTATCTCCTTATTTTCTGACAACTGGAATCTACATTTCTCCATATACGAATCCATTTCGTTGTCCTATTTCAACTGTTGCATTTGGCCCACCAACATAGGCAAAATTCTTTGCTTCCGGTAAGACTTGACCGAATGCAATGCCAGTAAGCTTATTGCTCAATTCTTCAGCCGTTTTCTCTTCGCCTTTCACAACTAAGTATTCTCCCTTAGGGAATTGGATTACTCTCGATTCCTCTGGTACCAATGCTTCTGTCATGACACCAGCATAGTGCATCATCTTGTTATTCACCGCTTCGTTCACGACAAAAATATAGTTATTTGCAGCGATGGCTTTTAACGTATCAAGCCTTCCATCTTGTTTGATTGCCTGCCAGAAGTCTGCCTTTTCCTTATTTATGCCAGCATAGTCTGTGTAATCGCTCGTAAGCTCAGTTCCAATACCTAAAACAGTAAGGCTGTCTTTTTCTTCAAGAATATAATTTGTCATATTCAAACCCTTCCTTTTTTAAAATTAATCAAATAATTTGTCTTTTCACTTGATGAGTTTATAATAGTCTTAAATCGTGTCAAAAAATGGTACTGTTTAGGAGTCCCGATGAAAAAAGTTGAACGGATTAATACGATGATGCGGTATATCAACAACCGCGCTCACTTTACCATTTCTGAGATCATGCGGGAATTTGGCATCTCTCGTTCGACAGCTATTAGAGATATCAGAGAAATTGAAGCCATGGGAATGCCGCTTGTCGCTGAAGTTGGGAGAGATGGGGGTTATTTTGTCATGAATAACTCTGTCTTGCCGACTATTCGCTTTACCAATAATGAGATTAAAGCTCTTTTTATTGCCTTTATGGCCACCAGAAATCAACAACTCCCTTATCTAAAGAGCCGTCATTCTTTAGCTGAAAAATTACTGGGTCTTATCTCAGAAAACCAGCAAGATGACCTTGTTCTTTTAAATCAAATCTTGCTTTTTGAAGGGACTAACCCCCATAATCCTGACCTGCTTGAGCTTTCGGACCTTCCCCACCCTATGTTAGAAAAACTTATCCAGATCCTTCTCCTGGATACCCATTTATTGATTACCATCAAAGAAGAGAAGGTAATAAAGTCTTATCTCATTTATCTTTTGCATCTTTATCTTGAAAGAGGATTTTGGTTGATAGAAGGTTTTGACTTAAAGGATGAAAAGAAGAGGATTTTCCCTGTCGACAATCTCACAGATGTTCAACTGTACGCTACGAAAAAAAAAGTAAGCAGAAAAAAGATTTTGGAAAAACTAGGTAAGCAGGAAGAAGCAATTAATCTTGTCCTTGAACTCGGTCCAAAGGCGATAGCCCAGTTCAAAAAATACCATCCTTTGAAAGTATCCATTTCGTATACGAATCCTTACCAAACCACAGCCATTCTAAAGGCTTTTATCAACGTTCATCATCTCGAAGAATTGACCGAAATGACGAATTGGATGCTTTTTTTGGGTGGGGATATTAAGGTAAGGGAAGTGCCAGATGAAGTCTTGGAAGGTTTACAAGAGAGAGTATCTCTATACCGCCCATAAGTAGTGCCGGTTTAAAGGAGGAGAAAACAAATGGTGGAGAAGATGCACGTAGACGAAATGGAAATTGATGAGGCACTTGTGCGTCGTCTGCTTGTTGCCCAGTTTCCCCACTGGGCAGAACTGCCTCTGGGACGGATCGAGCCTGCTGGCACGGTTCCATGGCGATCCAGCAGCGCTTGCTGCGCCTCCATGGGATGGCCCGCCGATTTGGCATCATGGCGATCTTGACGTGCGTAACTGGCTCGTACGAGATGGACGCATCACCGGTGTGATCGATTGGGCAACCATGGGCATTGGTGATCCTGCATGCGATGTCATGGTCGCATGGAAGTTACACTCGCTTGCGGCCCGTGATGCGTTCCGCGAATGCCTTCCTACAGACGACGCGACGTGGGCAAGAGCGCGCGGATGGGTCGTATCGCAGGCGGTGGCAATTCTGGCGTACTACACGCCGGCAAACAATCCAGTTCTGTATCAAGAAGCGAAATCCTGGCTGGACCTAGTCCTGTCAGAATGATGCCGAAAAATGGAGGCAAAACACGATGGTTGAACCAGTAAAGATTTTAGTAGTAGAGGATGATAATGATATAAATCAGCTGCTATGCAACATCATTAGAAAAAGCGGCTACTTTCCGCAGCCTGCTTTTTCTGGCACAGAAGCAATGCTTTATTTGGAGAAGAAAGAATGGGATATGATACTCCTTGACCTGATGCTTCCGGGAATGTCCGGAGATAAAATACTTTCAGAAATTACTGAAAAAAACAACATTCCCGTTATTATCATTTCAGCAAAATTGGATCAAGAAACAAAAATAGATATGTTAAGAACCGGTGCAGACGATTATATTACAAAGCCGTTTGATATCGAGGAAGTTTCTGCTCGGATTGACTCTCATTTGAGAAGATACCAACGAATAAATAAACTGCCAAACACGAAAAGGCTTATACATAAGGATATGGAAGTTGATACAGAAGCGAGGACTGTAATTGTACAGGGGAGGGAACTGAATTTTACAGCACGTGAATACGAGATTATAGTTCTTTTCATGTCATCACCAAAGAAGGTTTTCACGAAGAAGAATTTGTTTGAAAGCGTTTGGAAAGAGGCGTTTTACGGGGACGATAATATAATTAATGTACATATCAGCAATATACGAAGCAAGTTGGCAGCCGTTAATCCAGATGAACAATATATTGAGACCATTTGGGGTATGGGATATCGGCTTAAAACTTAAGGTTTTCTTTAGACTTTGCTTAAGGGTTGGCTAAGGTTTCCTTTCTATGCTAAAAGCATCATGTTGAGGAGGGAAATTAATGGGTGAGTATGTACTGAAAACAAGTAACGTAACAAAACGATTTAAAAATCAAGTTGCCCTAAATAAAGTGAACCTTTCCATTGAAAAGGGGTCCATTTATGGTTTTATTGGACAAAACGGTGCCGGAAAGTCCACTTTAATTCGAATTGTCGCAGGCCTTGCTACTCCCACCACGGGGTCGATTGAATTATTCGGGCACAGCAATGGTCCAGAACTAATTAAAACGAGGAAGCGGATTGGCACAATGATTGAAGGACCTGCCTTATATCCGCATATGACAGCTTTTGAAAATTTGGAAGCACACCGGCTTTTGAAAGGAATTCCAGGCAAAGAATGTGTAGAAAGAATGCTTGCAATGGTAGGTCTTCAGGATACAGGAAAAAAGAAGGCAAAAAATTTTTCATTAGGTATGAAACAAAGGCTCGGAATAGCCATCGCCTTGCTTGGAGATCCTGAATTTTTAATTCTTGATGAGCCTATCAATGGGCTGGATCCGATGGGAGTCATCGAAATAAGAGAACTATTGAAAAGACTAAGTCAGGAATATGGAATGACCATTTTAATTTCCAGCCATATATTGAGTGAGCTTTATTTGCTTGCGACCCATTATGGGATTATTCATGAAGGCCATTTATTGGAACAAGTAACGATCGAAGAACTACATGCAAAGTGTCAGCAATTTTTGCATATCAAAGTAAACCATCCGGAAAAGGCTGCTGCTATTATCGAATCAAGTCTTTCAACAAATGACTTTGAAGTCATGCCAGATGGTTGCATTAAACTATTCGACTATGTTGATACCCCTGGAAAGGTTTCTTCCATTCTTGTACATGAAGGTCTGGTCATTGAGCAACTTATGCCAATGGGACAGGATTTGGAAACTTATTTCATAAATCGTATTGGGGGTATTGAGCATGAGTAATCTTATTATGGCAGAATGGTATAAGCTGAAAAAGGATCGATCACTTTGGACATTGATCATTGTTCTGGTGGCTGTTAGCCTCTTATATCCTCTGTTGATTATGTTTGATGAAGGGGCAGAAACGATTAAAGTAAGTGATTTTTATCAAAGAACCATTCTAGATGGAAATAACTACGTGCTAAGGCTTGCTCCTTGTATACTGGCTGGCTTCTTTATTTCAGGCGAATATTCAACCGGAACCATGAAAAGTATTGTTTCTTCTGGGAATAGCAGGGTTTGTATTTATCTCGCAAAATTGATTGTCTATTCTATTGGGGCCATTACGCTTTCATTAATTTTTCCAATTGTTTTAACAGGAGCTGTCTCTGCTTCCCTTCATTTCAATGGGATGCCGGAGATCGGATATTTTGCTAAAACAATTGGATTAACGATCCTTTATGTGCCCGCTTTTGCCTCGATCATGGCCTTGCTTGCCACAATTTTTACGGATAGTGGAAAGGCAATCGGTTTTATGCTTATCTTTTTCCTTCTTATTGATAGTTTCTTATATTTATTGGCTCAAGTATCTCCGGTATTTGAAGTTATATTCAATTATTCTGTCTTTAAGTTATTTGTAGACGTTGCAAATGCAGACATTATTCATGGTGCTGAAATGATTAAGCTGTTCTTGGTACCGATTGTAACGTTTGTCGCTTTCGGGATTTTGGGCAGCGTTTTATTCCATAAAAAAGAAATAAAATAAACGAATGGGTGGGTGAGGAAAATGAAGTATGTACTAATATTTTTGGTTTGCATGGCATTACTTTTTCTCATCCGCCTTCTTTTCCTGAAAAAAGAAATACGAAGTGTTACTGAACAGTTACAGGAGAGACACCACAATAAAACAGATAAGAAAATAAGTCTTGCCTTTTATGACAAAGACTTT is a window of Aneurinibacillus sp. REN35 DNA encoding:
- a CDS encoding phosphotransferase; this encodes MRNWLVRDGRITGVIDWATMGIGDPACDVMVAWKLHSLAARDAFRECLPTDDATWARARGWVVSQAVAILAYYTPANNPVLYQEAKSWLDLVLSE
- a CDS encoding ABC transporter permease — protein: MSNLIMAEWYKLKKDRSLWTLIIVLVAVSLLYPLLIMFDEGAETIKVSDFYQRTILDGNNYVLRLAPCILAGFFISGEYSTGTMKSIVSSGNSRVCIYLAKLIVYSIGAITLSLIFPIVLTGAVSASLHFNGMPEIGYFAKTIGLTILYVPAFASIMALLATIFTDSGKAIGFMLIFFLLIDSFLYLLAQVSPVFEVIFNYSVFKLFVDVANADIIHGAEMIKLFLVPIVTFVAFGILGSVLFHKKEIK
- a CDS encoding TetR/AcrR family transcriptional regulator — its product is MRRNKAETAETIRKLIDVARSHFTEYGYADAALESIVHEANLTRGAVYHHFRNKKELFRVVLEDVQREVAERVEQEASASEDVWQQLYLGCRAFIIAAVEERNRRIMLIDGPAILGWEVWREMDKNHSMRLLRGQLEIMQDQGYFRMVPLDAMAHFISGGLNETALWLANESSQPNALDGTMKVLSVFLERLKQ
- a CDS encoding ABC transporter ATP-binding protein; this encodes MGEYVLKTSNVTKRFKNQVALNKVNLSIEKGSIYGFIGQNGAGKSTLIRIVAGLATPTTGSIELFGHSNGPELIKTRKRIGTMIEGPALYPHMTAFENLEAHRLLKGIPGKECVERMLAMVGLQDTGKKKAKNFSLGMKQRLGIAIALLGDPEFLILDEPINGLDPMGVIEIRELLKRLSQEYGMTILISSHILSELYLLATHYGIIHEGHLLEQVTIEELHAKCQQFLHIKVNHPEKAAAIIESSLSTNDFEVMPDGCIKLFDYVDTPGKVSSILVHEGLVIEQLMPMGQDLETYFINRIGGIEHE
- a CDS encoding GyrI-like domain-containing protein encodes the protein MTNYILEEKDSLTVLGIGTELTSDYTDYAGINKEKADFWQAIKQDGRLDTLKAIAANNYIFVVNEAVNNKMMHYAGVMTEALVPEESRVIQFPKGEYLVVKGEEKTAEELSNKLTGIAFGQVLPEAKNFAYVGGPNATVEIGQRNGFVYGEM
- a CDS encoding DNA alkylation repair protein, whose protein sequence is MGAHVPLKNYFGGELAVRLAHLIKPYYPGFPVDSFVNRVAEQTEPLELKARVRLIAEELHCALPLDYPDQLEILLQILGPENESEQGMFTEGYFLMPIAYFVEQYGLTHFRISMDAMYEITKRHTSEYAIRPYLLRYSEECLEVLSMWASDPNFHVRRLVSEGTRPRLPWAKRIEVLDGDPVRNFALLEPLLDDDSAYVRRSVANHLNDLTKDYKQITINWMANKLNTGWKHSPIMVRHALRTLAKSGDPDALAMLQAIRK
- a CDS encoding response regulator transcription factor; amino-acid sequence: MVEPVKILVVEDDNDINQLLCNIIRKSGYFPQPAFSGTEAMLYLEKKEWDMILLDLMLPGMSGDKILSEITEKNNIPVIIISAKLDQETKIDMLRTGADDYITKPFDIEEVSARIDSHLRRYQRINKLPNTKRLIHKDMEVDTEARTVIVQGRELNFTAREYEIIVLFMSSPKKVFTKKNLFESVWKEAFYGDDNIINVHISNIRSKLAAVNPDEQYIETIWGMGYRLKT
- a CDS encoding helix-turn-helix transcriptional regulator, which produces MKKVERINTMMRYINNRAHFTISEIMREFGISRSTAIRDIREIEAMGMPLVAEVGRDGGYFVMNNSVLPTIRFTNNEIKALFIAFMATRNQQLPYLKSRHSLAEKLLGLISENQQDDLVLLNQILLFEGTNPHNPDLLELSDLPHPMLEKLIQILLLDTHLLITIKEEKVIKSYLIYLLHLYLERGFWLIEGFDLKDEKKRIFPVDNLTDVQLYATKKKVSRKKILEKLGKQEEAINLVLELGPKAIAQFKKYHPLKVSISYTNPYQTTAILKAFINVHHLEELTEMTNWMLFLGGDIKVREVPDEVLEGLQERVSLYRP